A region from the Leptolyngbya sp. 'hensonii' genome encodes:
- a CDS encoding helix-turn-helix domain-containing protein, whose translation MALYWLSLVPAPLRIKLSDEEDRTLAELRLARTVPQRTRDRAHMLRLNAQGWTAPAIAEVFECHEHTVRATIRRWQRLGLGGLWEAPGRGVAARWQEADLRYIEQCLET comes from the coding sequence TTGGCCCTCTACTGGTTGTCTCTAGTGCCTGCCCCCTTACGAATCAAACTGAGTGACGAGGAAGACCGCACCCTGGCTGAACTGAGATTAGCCAGGACCGTGCCGCAACGAACCCGAGACCGTGCCCATATGCTGCGGCTGAATGCGCAAGGATGGACCGCCCCGGCAATCGCCGAGGTCTTTGAGTGCCATGAACATACGGTGCGAGCCACGATACGACGGTGGCAGCGCCTAGGCTTAGGAGGCTTATGGGAAGCCCCTGGACGAGGGGTGGCAGCGAGATGGCAGGAAGCGGACTTGCGCTACATCGAGCAATGTCTAGAAAC